Proteins encoded by one window of Pseudonocardia sp. HH130629-09:
- a CDS encoding NADP-dependent isocitrate dehydrogenase, producing the protein MKLTYTYTDEAPALATHSFLPVIEAFAGQAGVDVETRDISLAARILAKFPDRLTEAQRVPDSLAELGELAKTPDANIIKLPNISASIPQLKAAITELQGAGYDVPDYPENPQTEQEKAARAAYDSVKGSAVNPVLREGNSDRRAPLSVKNFARKHPHSMGAWSPDSTSHVATMDEGDFRHFETSFTAAGDGAVRIEHVATDGTVTVLKEKIALLDGEVFDGAVMRREALQAFLAEQVADAKAEGVLFSVHLKATMMKVSDPIIFGHAVRAYFADVFDSYGDDLASVGADPDDGLASILTALEKLPADEREAIEKAITTAYETGPALAQVDSSRGITNLHVPSDVIIDASMPAAIRSSGKMWNADDALQDTKFVIPDSSYAPLYDETVKHCQANGAFDPTTMGTVPNVGLMAQKAEEYGSHDKTFEVASAGTVRVVDAATGEEKLSHEVGEGDIWRGCQTKDAPIRNWVGLAVERARATGSPAVFWLDSARAHDAQLIAKVEKYLGEHDTDGLTIEILPIAEATRYTLERTRKGEDTISVTGNVLRDYLTDLFPIMELGTSAKMLSIVPLMNGGGLFETGAGGSAPKHVQQLQKENHLRWDSLGEFLALAVSLEMLASKTEEPLRAKLLGQTLDEATGRLLENGKSPSRKVGELDNRGSHFYIALYWAQALAAQTEDTELAAIFAPLAEKLAAAEDTIVGELNAVQGDPVDLGGYYYVDRAKTDAIMRPSATFNAAIDAFAGK; encoded by the coding sequence ATGAAGCTCACCTACACGTACACCGACGAGGCGCCGGCGCTGGCGACCCACTCCTTCCTGCCGGTCATCGAGGCCTTCGCCGGACAGGCCGGGGTCGACGTGGAGACCCGCGACATCTCCCTCGCCGCCCGGATCCTGGCGAAGTTCCCGGACCGGCTGACCGAGGCCCAGCGCGTCCCGGACTCGCTGGCCGAGCTGGGCGAGCTGGCGAAGACCCCGGACGCCAACATCATCAAGCTGCCGAACATCTCGGCGTCGATCCCGCAGCTCAAGGCGGCCATCACCGAGCTGCAGGGTGCCGGCTACGACGTACCGGACTACCCGGAGAACCCGCAGACCGAGCAGGAGAAGGCCGCCCGCGCCGCCTACGACTCGGTCAAGGGCTCCGCGGTCAACCCGGTGCTGCGCGAGGGCAACTCCGACCGCCGCGCCCCGCTGTCGGTGAAGAACTTCGCCCGCAAGCACCCGCACTCGATGGGCGCGTGGAGCCCCGACTCCACCAGCCACGTCGCCACCATGGACGAGGGCGACTTCCGCCACTTCGAGACCTCGTTCACCGCCGCCGGTGACGGCGCGGTCCGCATCGAGCACGTCGCCACCGACGGCACCGTCACGGTGCTGAAGGAGAAGATCGCGCTGCTGGACGGCGAGGTGTTCGACGGCGCCGTCATGCGTCGCGAGGCACTGCAGGCCTTCCTCGCCGAGCAGGTCGCCGACGCCAAGGCCGAGGGAGTGCTGTTCTCGGTGCACCTCAAGGCCACGATGATGAAGGTCTCCGACCCGATCATCTTCGGGCACGCCGTCCGCGCCTACTTCGCCGACGTCTTCGACTCCTACGGCGACGACCTCGCCTCCGTCGGCGCCGACCCCGACGACGGTCTCGCCTCGATCCTGACCGCGCTGGAGAAGCTGCCCGCCGACGAGCGCGAGGCGATCGAGAAGGCCATCACCACCGCCTACGAGACCGGCCCGGCCCTGGCCCAGGTCGACTCCTCGCGCGGCATCACCAACCTGCACGTCCCCAGCGACGTCATCATCGACGCCTCGATGCCGGCCGCCATCCGCTCGTCCGGGAAGATGTGGAACGCCGACGACGCCCTGCAGGACACCAAGTTCGTCATCCCGGACTCGTCCTACGCCCCGCTCTACGACGAGACCGTCAAGCACTGCCAGGCCAACGGCGCCTTCGACCCGACGACGATGGGCACCGTCCCGAACGTCGGCCTGATGGCGCAGAAGGCCGAGGAGTACGGCAGCCACGACAAGACCTTCGAGGTCGCCTCTGCCGGCACCGTGCGCGTCGTCGACGCGGCCACGGGCGAGGAGAAGCTCTCGCACGAGGTCGGCGAGGGTGACATCTGGCGCGGCTGCCAGACCAAGGACGCCCCGATCCGCAACTGGGTCGGGCTGGCCGTCGAGCGGGCCCGGGCCACCGGCTCCCCCGCCGTCTTCTGGCTGGACTCCGCGCGCGCCCACGACGCGCAGCTGATCGCGAAGGTCGAGAAGTACCTGGGCGAGCACGACACCGACGGCCTGACCATCGAGATCCTCCCGATCGCAGAGGCCACCCGCTACACCCTGGAGCGGACCCGCAAGGGCGAGGACACCATCTCGGTCACCGGCAACGTGCTGCGCGACTACCTCACCGACCTGTTCCCGATCATGGAGCTGGGCACGTCGGCGAAGATGCTGTCGATCGTCCCGCTGATGAACGGCGGCGGCCTGTTCGAGACCGGCGCCGGCGGGTCCGCGCCGAAGCACGTGCAGCAGCTGCAGAAGGAGAACCACCTGCGGTGGGACTCCCTCGGCGAGTTCCTCGCGCTGGCCGTCTCGCTGGAGATGCTGGCGTCGAAGACCGAGGAGCCGCTGCGGGCGAAGCTGCTCGGCCAGACCCTCGACGAGGCCACCGGCAGGCTGCTGGAGAACGGGAAGTCGCCGTCGCGCAAGGTCGGGGAGCTCGACAACCGCGGCAGCCACTTCTACATCGCGCTGTACTGGGCGCAGGCCCTCGCCGCGCAGACCGAGGACACCGAGCTGGCCGCGATCTTCGCCCCGCTCGCCGAGAAGCTCGCCGCCGCCGAGGACACGATCGTCGGTGAGCTGAACGCGGTCCAGGGCGACCCGGTCGACCTGGGCGGCTACTACTACGTCGACCGCGCGAAGACCGACGCGATCATGCGGCCGAGCGCCACGTTCAACGCGGCGATCGACGCCTTCGCCGGCAAGTAG
- a CDS encoding exodeoxyribonuclease III produces the protein MNALATVNVNGVRAATIKGLLEWLAATDARAVCLQEVRALPDELPAAFLVALDAGGWHLRLAPSLTAKGRNGVAVLSREEPEAVRIGFPSGARGASNSTAPTTDLDGRYLEVDLPGGLTVASLYLPKGESGTPKQDAKDAFCAAFGDHLRTAFDRCVATGREMVVGGDWNIAPTELDLRNWRGNRRNSGFLPHEREWFAKLLEHGWRDVVRERHPGVDGPYSWWSYRGRAFDNDTGWRIDHLLTTPGLADAAYEAVVDRAPAHDRRFSDHAPVVVRLGAV, from the coding sequence GTGAACGCCCTCGCCACGGTCAACGTCAACGGGGTCCGTGCCGCCACCATCAAGGGGCTGCTGGAGTGGCTGGCCGCGACCGACGCGCGGGCGGTCTGCCTGCAGGAGGTCCGGGCCCTGCCCGACGAGCTGCCGGCCGCCTTCCTGGTCGCGCTCGACGCGGGTGGCTGGCACCTGCGGCTGGCGCCGTCGCTGACGGCGAAGGGGCGCAACGGCGTCGCCGTGCTGAGTCGCGAGGAGCCGGAGGCCGTACGGATCGGCTTCCCGAGCGGAGCCCGCGGAGCGAGCAACAGCACCGCTCCCACCACCGACCTCGACGGCCGCTATCTCGAGGTGGACCTGCCGGGCGGGCTCACCGTGGCCTCTCTGTACCTGCCCAAGGGTGAGTCGGGCACGCCGAAGCAGGACGCCAAGGACGCGTTCTGTGCCGCGTTCGGCGACCACCTGCGCACCGCGTTCGACCGGTGCGTCGCGACCGGCCGGGAGATGGTCGTCGGCGGGGACTGGAACATCGCGCCCACCGAGCTGGACCTGCGCAACTGGCGCGGGAACCGGCGCAACTCCGGTTTCCTGCCGCACGAGCGGGAGTGGTTCGCGAAGCTGCTCGAACACGGCTGGCGCGACGTGGTGCGTGAACGGCACCCGGGCGTCGACGGGCCGTACTCGTGGTGGAGCTACCGCGGGCGGGCCTTCGACAACGACACCGGGTGGCGGATCGACCACCTGCTCACCACGCCCGGGCTCGCCGACGCGGCGTACGAGGCCGTCGTGGACCGGGCACCCGCGCACGACCGGCGCTTCTCCGACCACGCCCCGGTCGTCGTCCGGCTGGGGGCCGTGTGA
- a CDS encoding protein kinase domain-containing protein codes for MIAGRMVGGRYLLLDELGRRGFGPTHRAEDRITGRTVAVTEIALPPVAGVRERLLTEVRAAGRLRHPSVVGVLDLVTDRSSAGDMREYLVTEHPDARPLGAVVEAEPPSPRQVALVGRDVLAALRAVHADGGTHGGLDADAVLITAEGRALLTDVGLARAVGPRPGGTGAPAAPEGTDTPAADLWCLGVVLREAVGPRPPAGSALATVLDGLTADDPADRPTHDRAAELFERGARPRSQGGDLGRNRWILLGVAGVLAVVVVVLLVLAVL; via the coding sequence GTGATCGCCGGACGGATGGTCGGCGGCCGCTACCTGCTGCTCGACGAGCTGGGCCGCCGCGGCTTCGGGCCGACCCACCGCGCCGAGGACCGCATCACCGGCCGCACCGTCGCCGTCACCGAGATCGCGCTGCCCCCGGTCGCGGGGGTCCGGGAGCGGCTGCTGACCGAGGTCCGGGCGGCCGGACGGCTGCGGCACCCGTCGGTCGTCGGGGTGCTGGACCTGGTCACCGACCGGTCCTCGGCCGGGGACATGCGCGAGTACCTGGTCACCGAGCACCCGGACGCACGGCCGCTGGGCGCGGTCGTCGAGGCGGAGCCGCCGTCGCCCCGGCAGGTCGCGCTGGTCGGACGGGACGTGCTGGCCGCGCTGCGGGCGGTGCACGCCGACGGCGGCACCCACGGCGGGCTCGACGCCGACGCGGTGCTGATCACCGCGGAGGGCCGCGCCCTGCTCACCGACGTCGGTCTCGCCCGCGCGGTCGGTCCGCGCCCCGGCGGGACCGGTGCGCCCGCCGCTCCCGAGGGCACCGACACCCCGGCCGCGGACCTGTGGTGTCTCGGCGTCGTCCTGCGCGAGGCGGTGGGCCCGCGCCCGCCGGCGGGCAGCGCGCTCGCGACGGTCCTGGACGGCCTCACCGCCGACGACCCGGCCGACCGCCCGACCCACGACCGGGCCGCCGAGCTGTTCGAACGCGGTGCCCGGCCCCGGTCCCAGGGCGGGGACCTCGGACGCAACCGCTGGATCCTGCTGGGCGTGGCCGGGGTGCTGGCCGTGGTCGTCGTCGTGTTGCTGGTCCTCGCCGTCCTCTGA
- a CDS encoding YbaK/EbsC family protein: MSRVSPSVEHPADHPRVAAVKEALRRAGACPASIAGLVLLPDAVTTAAAAAAALEVEVGQIANSLVFDADGAPLLVLTSGAHRVDTDRVAALVGAQRVGRASKEFVREATGQVIGGVAPVGHPAPVRTLVDVALGEFDRVWAAGGVARSVFPTTFDELVAVTGGTPAEVA; encoded by the coding sequence ATGTCCCGGGTGAGCCCGAGCGTCGAACACCCCGCCGACCACCCCCGCGTCGCCGCCGTGAAGGAGGCGCTGCGCCGGGCCGGTGCCTGTCCCGCGTCGATCGCGGGCCTGGTGCTGCTGCCCGACGCGGTGACCACCGCCGCCGCGGCGGCCGCCGCACTGGAGGTCGAGGTCGGCCAGATCGCGAACTCGCTGGTCTTCGACGCCGACGGCGCCCCGCTGCTCGTCCTCACCTCCGGCGCGCACCGGGTGGACACCGACCGGGTCGCGGCCCTGGTCGGCGCGCAGCGGGTCGGACGGGCGTCGAAGGAGTTCGTGCGTGAGGCCACCGGGCAGGTCATCGGCGGGGTCGCCCCCGTCGGGCACCCGGCGCCGGTTCGCACCCTGGTCGACGTCGCGCTGGGCGAGTTCGACCGGGTCTGGGCGGCGGGCGGGGTGGCCCGCTCGGTGTTCCCGACGACGTTCGACGAGCTCGTCGCCGTAACCGGCGGCACGCCCGCCGAGGTCGCCTGA
- a CDS encoding bifunctional FO biosynthesis protein CofGH, whose amino-acid sequence MADTPAAPVPAEAVPPVPLPTPAPAEPVPSDSAFRRALRRVRDGSTLDVTEAAVLLAARGEHLEELLGHAGRVRDAGLVEEGRPGVVTYSRNVFIPLTRLCRDRCHYCTFATVPHKLEDMYLERDEVVEIARQGAAQGCKEALFTLGDRPEDRWPQAREWLEARGYDSTLDYVRACAIAVLEETGLLPHLNPGVISWEELTRLKPVAASMGMMLETTSQRLFEKGGPHFGSPDKEPAVRLRALTDAGRVGVPFTTGILIGIGENRTERAESLFAIRSAARAHGHVQEVIVQNFRAKPDTAMANDPDADLHDLAATIAVARLVLGPKVRLQAPPNLVGDEQALMLRAGIDDWGGVSPVTVDHVSPEMPWPAVDELAAITAAEGFTLRERLTAYPKYVRAGSPWIDARLHGHVAALSGPDGLARPDAVVEGRAWQEPDGGFASTGRTDLNSTIDTTGRTEDRRSDFGDVYGDWNEVAAELEHQRAGHGAAPERLDSDVRAGLDLAASDPAALLDPAHADAAMAVLTADGPALRTLLDLADDVRRQVNGDDVTYVVNRNINFSNVCYVGCRFCAFAQRERDADAFRLSLDEVAQRAAEAARDGATEVCVQGGIDPQLPVSFYADLVRAVTAAVPGMHVHAFSPMEIVSAAAKAGVSIREWLTELKAAGLGSIPGTAAEILDDEVRWVLTKGKLPASQWIEVVSTAHELGIPSSSTMMYGHVDEPRHWLGHLRTLASIQDRTGGFTEFVPLPFVHHNAPIYLAGIARPGPTERDNRAVHAFARLALHGRIDHVQCSWVKLGDDLAADILAGGADDMGGTLMEETISRMAGSENGSERSVAELTAIAAAAGRPVRQRTTTYRGEPRVLTPASGAGPRMLPLTPA is encoded by the coding sequence ATGGCCGATACTCCTGCCGCCCCTGTCCCGGCCGAGGCCGTCCCGCCGGTACCCCTCCCGACCCCCGCGCCCGCCGAGCCCGTCCCCTCGGACTCCGCGTTCCGCCGGGCCCTGCGCCGGGTCCGCGACGGGTCGACCCTCGACGTCACCGAGGCCGCGGTGCTGCTCGCCGCCCGCGGTGAGCACCTGGAGGAGCTGCTCGGCCACGCCGGCCGGGTCCGCGACGCCGGACTCGTCGAGGAGGGCCGCCCCGGCGTCGTCACCTACTCCCGCAACGTCTTCATCCCGCTGACCCGGCTCTGTCGCGACCGCTGCCACTACTGCACGTTCGCGACCGTCCCGCACAAGCTCGAGGACATGTACCTGGAGCGCGACGAGGTCGTCGAGATCGCCCGTCAGGGCGCCGCGCAGGGCTGCAAGGAGGCCCTGTTCACCCTCGGCGACCGCCCCGAGGACCGCTGGCCGCAGGCTCGTGAGTGGCTCGAGGCGCGGGGCTACGACTCGACACTGGACTACGTCCGGGCGTGTGCGATCGCCGTCCTGGAGGAGACCGGGCTGCTGCCGCACCTCAACCCGGGCGTCATAAGCTGGGAGGAGCTGACCCGGCTCAAGCCGGTCGCGGCCAGCATGGGGATGATGCTGGAGACGACCTCGCAGCGGCTGTTCGAGAAGGGCGGCCCGCACTTCGGCAGCCCAGACAAGGAGCCCGCGGTCCGGCTGCGCGCCCTCACCGACGCCGGCCGCGTCGGCGTCCCGTTCACCACCGGCATCCTGATCGGCATCGGGGAGAACCGCACCGAGCGGGCCGAGTCGCTGTTCGCGATCCGCTCGGCGGCCCGCGCGCACGGGCACGTGCAGGAGGTGATCGTCCAGAACTTCCGGGCGAAGCCGGACACCGCGATGGCGAACGACCCCGACGCCGACCTGCACGATCTCGCCGCGACGATCGCCGTCGCCCGGCTGGTGCTCGGCCCGAAGGTGCGGCTGCAGGCCCCGCCGAACCTCGTCGGCGACGAGCAGGCGCTGATGCTGCGCGCCGGGATCGACGACTGGGGCGGTGTCTCCCCGGTGACGGTGGACCACGTGTCCCCGGAGATGCCGTGGCCGGCCGTCGACGAGCTGGCCGCGATCACCGCGGCCGAGGGCTTCACGCTGCGGGAGCGGCTCACCGCCTACCCGAAGTACGTGCGGGCCGGGTCGCCGTGGATCGACGCGCGGCTGCACGGCCACGTCGCTGCGCTGTCCGGACCGGACGGGCTCGCCCGGCCCGACGCCGTCGTGGAGGGGCGGGCGTGGCAGGAGCCCGACGGCGGGTTCGCCTCGACCGGGCGCACCGACCTGAACTCCACGATCGACACCACCGGGCGCACCGAGGACCGACGCAGCGACTTCGGTGACGTCTACGGCGACTGGAACGAGGTGGCCGCCGAGCTGGAGCACCAGCGCGCCGGGCACGGGGCGGCGCCGGAGCGGCTCGACTCCGACGTCCGGGCCGGGCTGGACCTGGCCGCGTCCGACCCGGCTGCGCTGCTCGACCCGGCGCACGCCGACGCGGCGATGGCCGTGCTGACCGCCGACGGGCCCGCGTTACGCACCCTGCTCGACCTCGCCGATGACGTGCGCCGGCAGGTCAACGGGGACGACGTCACCTACGTGGTCAACCGGAACATCAACTTCTCGAACGTCTGCTACGTCGGCTGCCGGTTCTGCGCCTTCGCCCAGCGCGAGCGCGACGCCGACGCCTTCCGGCTCTCGCTCGACGAGGTCGCCCAGCGCGCTGCCGAGGCCGCCCGCGACGGCGCCACCGAGGTCTGTGTGCAGGGCGGCATCGACCCGCAGCTGCCGGTGTCGTTCTACGCCGATCTGGTCCGCGCGGTCACCGCGGCCGTGCCCGGGATGCACGTGCACGCGTTCTCCCCGATGGAGATCGTCTCCGCCGCCGCGAAGGCCGGCGTGTCGATCCGGGAGTGGCTGACCGAGCTGAAGGCCGCCGGGCTCGGCTCGATCCCGGGCACCGCCGCCGAGATCCTCGACGACGAGGTCCGCTGGGTCCTGACCAAGGGCAAGCTGCCGGCGTCGCAGTGGATCGAGGTCGTCTCGACCGCACACGAGCTGGGGATCCCGAGCAGCTCGACGATGATGTACGGCCACGTCGACGAGCCCCGGCACTGGCTCGGGCACCTGCGCACCCTTGCGTCGATCCAGGACCGCACCGGAGGGTTCACGGAGTTCGTGCCGCTGCCGTTCGTGCACCACAACGCCCCGATCTACCTGGCCGGGATCGCCCGACCGGGTCCGACGGAGCGCGACAACCGGGCGGTGCACGCGTTCGCCCGGCTCGCGCTGCACGGACGGATCGACCACGTCCAGTGCTCCTGGGTGAAGCTCGGCGACGACCTCGCCGCGGACATCCTGGCCGGGGGCGCCGACGACATGGGCGGCACGCTGATGGAGGAGACGATCTCCCGGATGGCCGGCTCGGAGAACGGCTCCGAGCGCTCGGTCGCCGAGCTCACCGCGATCGCCGCGGCGGCCGGTCGCCCGGTCCGGCAGCGGACGACGACCTACCGCGGCGAGCCCCGCGTGCTCACCCCGGCGTCGGGCGCCGGGCCGCGGATGCTGCCGCTGACCCCGGCCTGA
- a CDS encoding winged helix-turn-helix transcriptional regulator encodes MRPQQLGAVGRGLGLLADTWTLLILQRAFLGVSRYAGWRETLNISDATLSARLRGLVEAGLLETCSYADGGRGRRGYVLTERGGDIWKLLICTWDWEKTWVPREVPLPEIVHRDCGRPTRVRVCCATCGGEVGPRDTEVEREPWAPGLEVLARRHPRRTRGTLPADPLSFLPGAMEIIGDRWGAAVIGAALTGVRAFSCFAHELAISPEVLSDRLRRFVGLGVLSRSGDGEYRLTDKGRACFPIHACLVEWSHRWCGADGAPIDFTIRHRACGQPLRVRLDCGQCGRAFARDSVSPVRPR; translated from the coding sequence GTGCGGCCGCAGCAGCTGGGCGCCGTCGGGCGCGGTCTCGGCCTGCTAGCCGACACCTGGACGCTGCTGATCCTCCAGCGTGCGTTCCTCGGGGTCAGCCGGTACGCGGGGTGGCGGGAGACCCTCAACATCTCCGACGCGACGTTGTCGGCGCGGCTGCGCGGGCTCGTCGAGGCGGGCCTGCTCGAGACCTGCAGCTACGCCGACGGCGGCCGTGGGCGCCGCGGCTACGTCCTCACCGAGCGCGGCGGGGACATCTGGAAGCTGCTGATCTGCACCTGGGACTGGGAGAAGACCTGGGTCCCGCGCGAGGTCCCGCTGCCCGAGATCGTGCACCGCGACTGCGGGCGCCCCACCCGCGTGCGGGTGTGCTGCGCGACCTGCGGCGGCGAGGTCGGCCCGCGGGACACCGAGGTCGAGCGCGAGCCGTGGGCGCCGGGGCTGGAGGTGCTGGCCCGCCGGCACCCGCGGCGCACCCGCGGCACGCTGCCCGCCGACCCGCTCTCGTTCCTCCCCGGCGCCATGGAGATCATCGGCGACCGGTGGGGCGCCGCGGTCATCGGCGCCGCACTCACCGGCGTCCGGGCGTTCAGCTGCTTCGCCCACGAGCTGGCGATCTCCCCGGAGGTGCTGTCGGACCGGTTGCGCCGCTTCGTCGGGCTCGGGGTACTCAGCCGCAGCGGCGACGGCGAGTACCGCCTCACCGACAAGGGACGCGCCTGCTTCCCGATCCACGCCTGCCTGGTCGAGTGGTCGCACCGCTGGTGCGGCGCGGACGGCGCCCCGATCGACTTCACGATCCGCCACCGGGCCTGCGGGCAGCCGCTCCGTGTGCGGCTGGACTGCGGGCAGTGCGGGCGGGCGTTCGCCAGGGACTCGGTGTCCCCGGTGCGCCCGAGATGA
- the trpS gene encoding tryptophan--tRNA ligase, producing MNDAHRPRVLSGIQPTADSFHLGNYLGALRQWMALQDDDEAFYCVVDLHAITVEHDPAELARRTRVAAAQLLGLGLDPDRCTLFVQSHVPEHTRLSWILECITGFGEAGRMTQFKDKSAKQGTDRATVGLFTYPILQAADILLYQADRVPVGEDQRQHLELTRNLAQRFNHRFGETFRVPEPHIPQATAKIYDLQDPTAKMSKSASSPSGIVELLDPPRTSAKKIRSAVTDNEREIRFDPENKPGIANLLTINAAMTDRKVVEVEAEYVGRGYGDLKKDLGEIVAAFAEPFAEKVNGYLADPAELDRVLARGATRAREVSGATLAAVHERIGFLPPV from the coding sequence ATGAACGACGCCCACCGCCCCCGGGTGCTGTCCGGGATCCAGCCCACGGCCGACTCGTTCCACCTCGGCAACTACCTGGGTGCGCTGCGGCAGTGGATGGCCCTGCAGGACGACGACGAGGCGTTCTACTGCGTCGTGGACCTGCACGCGATCACGGTGGAGCACGACCCGGCCGAGCTGGCCCGGCGGACCCGGGTCGCGGCCGCGCAGCTCCTCGGGCTGGGGCTCGACCCGGACCGCTGCACGCTGTTCGTGCAGTCGCACGTCCCGGAGCACACGCGGCTGTCCTGGATCCTGGAGTGCATCACCGGCTTCGGCGAGGCCGGCCGGATGACCCAGTTCAAGGACAAGTCCGCCAAGCAGGGCACCGACCGGGCGACGGTCGGGCTGTTCACCTACCCGATCCTGCAGGCCGCGGACATCCTGCTCTACCAGGCCGACCGCGTCCCGGTCGGCGAGGACCAGCGCCAGCACCTGGAGCTGACCCGCAACCTCGCGCAGCGGTTCAACCACCGGTTCGGCGAGACGTTCCGGGTCCCCGAGCCCCACATCCCGCAGGCCACGGCGAAGATCTACGACCTTCAGGACCCGACGGCGAAGATGAGCAAGTCGGCGTCGTCGCCCAGCGGGATCGTCGAGCTCCTCGACCCGCCGCGTACCTCGGCGAAGAAGATCCGCTCCGCGGTCACCGACAACGAGCGCGAGATCCGCTTCGACCCGGAGAACAAGCCCGGCATCGCGAACCTGCTCACCATCAACGCGGCGATGACCGACCGGAAGGTCGTCGAGGTCGAGGCCGAGTACGTCGGCCGCGGCTACGGCGACCTGAAGAAGGACCTGGGCGAGATCGTCGCCGCGTTCGCGGAGCCGTTCGCGGAGAAGGTGAACGGCTACCTGGCCGACCCGGCCGAACTCGACCGGGTGCTCGCCCGCGGTGCCACCCGTGCGCGTGAGGTGTCCGGCGCGACACTGGCCGCGGTTCACGAGAGGATCGGGTTCCTCCCGCCCGTCTGA
- the yhjD gene encoding inner membrane protein YhjD — protein MAENRAATIAHRLETDEEETDTFLDRQREKHPWLDHLVRAGERYTENHGDHYAAAITYFSILALVPLLMVGFAIAGFVLRGNPDLVAQLRDGITSAAPGDLGQTLGQVVDTAINRAGAIGAVGLIGALYSGIGWMSNLREALTEQWGQRDEAPPMIKRLAFDLLALVGLGLALVASFAIASVTGALGSSLLGLVGLGDVGWARFLLSVLSFLVGIGGNWLVFLWVIARLPREPVTLRSAVKAALLGAIGFAILQRVMVVYLATIGASPAGAAFGSILGLLIFIFFTSRFLLFVTAWAASAEENDQGPRDLPAPAIIRPQYVVRDGPGALASAGLLTAGLIGGALGLRALGRRRR, from the coding sequence ATGGCCGAGAACCGCGCCGCCACGATCGCGCACCGGCTGGAGACCGACGAGGAGGAGACCGACACCTTCCTCGACCGTCAGCGGGAGAAGCATCCGTGGCTGGACCACCTGGTGCGGGCGGGGGAGCGCTACACCGAGAACCACGGCGACCACTACGCCGCGGCGATCACCTACTTCTCGATCCTGGCGCTGGTGCCGCTGCTGATGGTGGGCTTCGCGATCGCCGGTTTCGTGCTGCGGGGGAACCCGGATCTGGTGGCGCAGCTGCGGGACGGCATCACCAGCGCCGCTCCCGGCGACCTCGGCCAGACGCTCGGGCAGGTCGTCGACACCGCGATCAACCGCGCTGGCGCGATCGGTGCGGTCGGGCTGATCGGTGCGCTGTACTCCGGCATCGGCTGGATGAGCAACCTGCGCGAGGCGCTGACCGAGCAGTGGGGTCAGCGCGACGAAGCTCCACCGATGATCAAGCGGCTCGCGTTCGACCTGCTCGCGCTGGTCGGTCTGGGGCTCGCCCTGGTGGCGTCCTTCGCGATCGCCTCGGTGACCGGGGCACTCGGCTCGTCGCTGCTCGGCCTGGTCGGGCTCGGTGACGTGGGCTGGGCCCGGTTCCTGCTCAGCGTCCTGTCGTTCCTGGTCGGCATCGGCGGGAACTGGCTGGTCTTCCTGTGGGTGATCGCGCGGCTCCCGCGCGAGCCCGTCACCCTGCGCAGCGCGGTGAAGGCGGCGCTGCTCGGCGCGATCGGGTTCGCCATCCTGCAGCGCGTCATGGTCGTCTACCTCGCGACCATCGGCGCCTCACCGGCCGGGGCCGCGTTCGGGTCGATCCTCGGTCTGCTCATCTTCATCTTCTTCACCTCGCGGTTCCTGCTGTTCGTGACCGCCTGGGCCGCCAGCGCCGAGGAGAACGACCAGGGTCCCCGCGACTTGCCCGCCCCGGCGATCATCCGGCCGCAGTACGTCGTCCGCGACGGCCCGGGCGCGCTGGCCTCGGCGGGCCTGCTGACCGCGGGCCTGATCGGTGGGGCGCTCGGCCTGCGGGCCCTGGGGCGCCGACGGCGCTGA